One Synechocystis sp. LKSZ1 genomic window, AGACAATAGAGATGAGCCAATTGAAGTTTTGGATGAAGCTGGACAGGGCGTAGTCAAATTTTGCGTTCCTATAGATACGAAGGGGGGGGCTTCCAAATTCATCCCATCAATTTCAGGGCAAGATTATGTTATTGCTAGTTGGGGCAATAATTATTTTTATTCCTTTCATTTGGCTGAGAAAGTTTGGATGACGTTAGGATTGACGCCTCGATGTGTGGGGAATGAGCACCAACGCCTTATCTATGATGATCTTGGCCTTCCTGAATTTGGAGTCGTAGAAGGTGAAGTTTCCAGCGAGTACTACGGGGAATTAAAGCGCAATGTCAGCTGGAAAATGTCCAATGAGTATTTACGAAAGTATCTTTGGTTACGCGGGGCCAGAGCAATAAGGGTGTTCTATTACAGGAAGTTGTTCCCTGATCAAGCTGAGCTTCGTGAGCTTATGAAGGGTAACACGCACATTGAACTGAAGCCTTGTACTGGGCCTGCTTGGTATCTTCTCGATATTCGCCAGCACAACGGTGGCTTATTACTTCAGGTATGGGCATCTGTAGAATCAGTTTCCTGTAAGCTGTGCCCTGAACAAAGTGCAGATGGTCTTGTGTGGCCAGGAAGTACAGAGCCGATGACTCATAGTCACGCCAATGCTCTGGTTGGGATGAACTCAGTTTATTTGGACGACAAGTTTCTTCAGCGTTATGAACAGAACACTTTTTATGACACGGTACCATTTCGGCTTTATGGTGTTTGGCACTGTAGCCCATCATACAAAGGACAATGGAACTTTACTGATTGTGTCAGGGTGGGGCGGAATCTCATTCAAGTTCCCCTGCGAGAGTTGTACAAGCCAAAGCCAGATCGAGAGATTATCCATGCGCATAAATTCGCACTAAGTTCAGCGGAGATCGCACATCTTGACATGGATGCAGAACATATAGTTGCGAAAACACAGCGACTTCTTGACCAACTTTTATGGTTAGGGGATAACCTGTCGAGACTTGGTGCGTTGTTCGGGTTGGCAAAGACTGGAGCAGATCTGGTTGGATTTTCGCGCGAGGAGTTGCAGTCGAACAGTTGGGCGCAGTATCCAAACCTATGCAAGTTGGCTCAGGTTGCCCCCTTGGACATGTCCCAGCAAGACTTTCTTGCAAGGTGCAAAAGCCTACATGAAATCTGGCAGAAATTTCCCAACGGATATCTGAAGAGACTACTTGAAAAAGCAGGTTGTCCGCGTGTTGCCATTAAAGAGCTAGGGTCAATCAAGTTGCTCCAAGCACTGACAAATATTATTCAACAGTTAAATAGGCACGAGGAACCGATCGATACCTTCAGCTCGACTTCTGAACATGAAGGATGGTCCGACAGAAATGACGCTATGGCATTTTTATTCCTGAACAATGATTTACGAATTGCCGACGCGCACGAGTCCTTTAGCAAATGCCTTCAAACTCTTCAAAATATGGGTTTTGACCAGAAGTGTTGAATGTTAGAAGAAAATCAAAAAGGTAAAGCCCCTAAACTTGTATAATTAGGGGCACAAAATCAAAATAACTGAATATGATTATATCAAACTTTCCTCAAGTTGTGCAAAAGCATCTGGGTCACTTGCCCAAAAAGGATTATCCAGAACTGGACACCTTTAAGTTTGTCTCAATTTGGCTAAGTTTCGTGCTAGACCAAAGCCAAACAAGCATGAGAAGTCAATTCAAGAGATTAAACGCGAGAGGAGAGTCAGTAGATATATCGACCTTCTCAAAAGCAAGTAAAAAGCGAAACCCAAAGGTTTTTAAAGAAATATTAAAAAAGCTAAAAAAAGAAGTAGAAGTCTCTCGAGAACCAGAAAAAAGGGAACTGGTTTTGTTTCCACTGGACTCAACAGTGATATCGTTAACGAGCAAATTATTATGGAGACAAGGACATCATCAGGTAAAACTATTTAGTGGGATTAATTTAGACACAGGAGCCCCAGGAGGAATAGTAATTAATTTTGGTCAAGGGCATGATAGTAAATATGGGAATGAAACGATAGAAGCAACGCCAGAGAATGGAGTTGGGATAATGGATAGAGGATTTTGTAGTCTAGCAAGAATAGCAAAACTGCAAGAAGAGAAAGAGCGTTACTTTGTGTTAAGAACAAAGAACAATATAAGCTTAAATATGCTGGAAAATGGAAAGTATGAAATAGGAAGTGGGAAGGAAAAGCTAGAAGGAAGAGTAGTAGTATTTAGTGATAGAGAAGAAAGAACAGAGTTTAGGTTGGCAACAAATTTACCAGAAGAGGGAGAGGGAGGAATAAGTAATGAAGAGATAGCTGAGTTTTATCGATTGCGTTGGCAAATAGAACTATTATGGAAGTTCTTAAAAATGCACTTAAAGTTGGACAGGCTAATCACTAAAAATACAAACGGAATAGAGATTCAGATTTATAGTTGCCTGATTGGATATTTAATGTTGAGATTGGTAAGAATTCCGAAAGAGTTTGGGGAATCTTTATTAGATAAGCTACGGTATTTACAGGCATTTATGTGTGAAAAAATAAGTTATGTACACTGGCTAAGAGAGTTAGTGGTAAATTGTTGAATCTGGGCTTTTACAGAATCGTTGTGTCTATTCCTTGGTGGTTCAAATAAACCATTCAATATTTCTGGGTTTTGACATTGCTCATATAAATGATGGATATGGATTAGCACTAGATTTTGTAATGGACGGAGTAATTGACTCTCTACAGATCTTTAACTCCGCTACTGCATGCTTGCTCAATCGCTCATAGGAAAGCTAAAAAAGCCTGAAGTAGATGTCAAATAGAAGTGCAACATTATAAACAAGGCCAAACCTCCAATTGATGCCATTGAGCTTATTTAGTTTGCGCAGTAGTGGCTAACAATTGACTACCAGCACGATAACGCTATAACGACTTATCCATAACCCCCGATGAAACATTCTCCCCATCACCGATGATAGCCTGGGGAAGCAAGCATTTATCCCGCCGATACTGACCCGTTGCACAGTCCTCACGGCCGGACTGGCGCAGGGCCAACAGGATAGATTCAATGTTGACATACGGCAATATGCCGGATATGCTTGATTCATAGGTTTATCTCATTGTATGGGTCTAACGCCATGACGACTCCCCCTCATCCACCAACGCCAGCGCGATTAGAAGCTCGTATCAGCCAAGAAACTAAGGCTCTAGTGCAAAAGGCTGCTGACCTAGAAGGGCGAACCCTTACAGATTTTGTGGTTGCCAGTGTTCAAGCCGCCGCCTACAAAGTTATTGAGCGTCATCAAACGCTAAAACTTAGTTTTGAAGACAGCGAAGCTTTTGTTGATGCGATCCTTAATCCTCCTAAGCCGAATGATGCATTAAAACTGGCTGCTTTACGATACAAGCAAACAATGTCGGTTTAATGGTTTTCAAAATCATCCCTCTTGATAGCCGAAGTCATATCCGTTCCAGCTTTTGCTGTGGAAAAGAGAGTTTAGATACTTACATCCGTAAGCAAGCATCTCAAGATCTCAAAAAACGAGTTTCCACTGTGTTTGTTTTAATTGACGATCCTGAGGTCAATGTTTTGGCTTACTATACCCTATCTTCCTATACTGTTAATATTGCAGCTTTGGAGGAAAATTTTGCTAAGCAATTACCACGTTACCCAGTATTGCCAGCAACATTATTAGGTCGTCTTGCTGTTGATAATGCTCAGAAAGGTAAGCGGTTCGGTGAACTATTATTGATAGATGCCCTTAAAAAGTCTTTAGATGCGGCTATGCAAGTGGCATCTTTAGCTGTAATTGCAGAAGCTTTGGATGAGAGAGCCTTGAGTTTCTATATAAAGTACGGTTTTAAACAATTTAATCAAGAGCCGATGAAGCTGTATTTGCCGATGAAGTCTATTGAAGAACTAATGGTCGGTAGTGCCAAAGAAGCAATGGACTAAAACTATTACCAGGGCTTTATTGAGAACAACAGACCTCACGGTCGGTCAGGGCCAGTCTTCTATCGGCCCAAAGACCGTAGAGCCAATCTACCCAGGGACGGAGCAGGGGCCGAAATGTCCACCAAGACAACCCGGCTCTGGCCCAAGGAGAGGGGCCAAGAGCTAACGCACCCAATGGGGAAAATGGGTATTAATCCGCTTGGACTTCAGTTGAGGCCAAGGTATTACTGCGGTCTAATTTCAAGAGCAAGACCGCTAGGGGCGGCAGGCAGAGGTCGAGGGAGTAGGGCATACCATGGAAAGACCATTCCTCCGTCCATTTGCCACCGAGGTTCCCCAGGTTACTGCCACCGTACTGGCGAGCATCACTATTAAACAGTTCGGTATAAAAACCGGCCTCGGGAACCCCAACGCGATAGTGACTATGGGGCTGGGGGGTGAAATTGCAGATAGCCACGATAAGCTCGCGGGAATCACTACCCCGACGAATAAAGGAAACGACACTGTGGCGATTATCACTGCAATCAATCCATTGGAAGCCTTCTTCTTGGAAGTCGCGGCTGTAGAGGGCTGGCTCTTGGCGATAGAGATGATTGAGGTCAGTAAAGAAACGCTTTAGGTTTTGGTGGGGTTCGTACTGTAACAAGGGCCATTCCAAGTCGCTCCAGACGTTCCACTCACTCCACTGGCCAAACTCCATGCTCATAAACATGGTTTTCTTGCCAGGATGGGCAAACATATAGGTAAACAGGGCCCGCACATTGGCAAACTTTTGCCACTCGTCCCCGGGCATTTTGCCTAACATATTGCTCTTGCCGTGAACCACTTCATCGTGGGAGAGGGCCAGCATGTAGTTTTCGCTGTGGTGGTACCACATACTAAACGTAATATTGTTCTGGTGGAACTGGCGGAACCAGGGGTCCATGCTGAAGTAGTCGAGCATGTCGTGCATCCAGCCCATATTCCACTTCAAGTTAAAGCCCAGGCCCCCGACGTAGGTGGGCCAGGAGACCATGGGCCAAGAGGTAGATTCTTCGGCAATGGACAGGACACCGGGGAAATAGCTAAATAGAACGCTGTTAACCTGGCGGAGGAAGTCGGCGGCCTCTAGGTTTTCCCGACCACCGTACTGGTTTGCTACCCATTCTCCCTCCTTGCGGCAATAGTCCAGGTAGAGCATCGAGGCCACGGCATCCACCCGCATCCCATCAATGTGGTACTTATCAAACCAGAACAGAGCATTGGCCACCAGGAAGTTCCGTACCTCATTACGACCATAGTTGAAAATTAGCGTCCCCCATTCCTTATGTTCTCCCTTGCGGGGGTCTGCGTGTTCGTAGAGGTGGGTGCCATCAAAAAAGGCCAGGCCATGACCATCCTTGGGAAAATGGCCCGGTACCCAGTCAATAATCACCCCCAGCCCATGACGGTGACATTGATCCACAAAATACATAAAGTCTTCCGGGGTTCCGAACCGAGAGGTGGGCGCGTAGTAGCCCGTCACTTGATAGCCCCAGGAACCATCAAAGGGATGCTCGGCAATGGGCAATAGCTCAATGTGGGTGTAGCCCAGTTCCTTGACGTAGGGGATCAGTTTATCCGCCAGTTCGTAGTAGGTCAAAAAGCGGGCTCCCGTATTCCATTCCGAGACCGCCACCGATTCCCCTTCCCCGTGTAATTGCTGGGGTTTCTCCGCCGCTGAGGTGTGTAACCAGGAACCGAGGTGCAGTTCATAGACCGAGATCGGTTTGCTGAGGGGGTCGCTATTGCGGCGCTGTTCGAGCCAGTCTTGGTCATGCCATTCGTACTGATCTAGATCAACCACGATGGAGGCAGTTTTGGGCCGGACTTCTTGATAAAAGCCGTAGGGGTCAGATTTTTCGTAGATATGGCCCTCCCAATTCTTGACTTCGTATTTGTAGCAGGTGCCTACCCCTAGGTCGGGAATGAAGAGTTCCCAAACCATATTGTTGTTCTTACGCATCTGGTGGAGACGGCCATCCCAGTTATTAAAATCTCCCAGAATGGAGACATTGCGAGCATTGGGGGCCCAAACGGCAAAATAGACGCCCTGGATACCATCGACTTCCATCAGGTGAGCGCCGAGTTTTTCGTAGATGCGGTGGTGATTGCCTTCCCCAAAGACATGGAGGTCAAAGTCCGTGAGCTTGGGCGACCGAAAGGCATAGGGGTCATGGATGACGCGCTGGTGTTCCCCTTCCTGGAGTCGGAATTGGTAGTTGGGAAGGGTGGCCCCATCGAGGGTACATTCAAAAAAATGGGGATGGTGAACGGACTGCATCGGATATTCTTGGCGTTCCGTTGGCAGTAGCACCGTGGCCGATTGTGCAGTGGGAAGATAGGCCCGAATAATCCACTGTTTAATCGTTCCGTTGATTGCAATCGGATGGCCCCCTAAAATTTCAAAGGGGTCGTGGTGGAGATTATAGACAATTTGATTAACTTGGTCTGGGGTTATAGTGCTAGTCATTCGGCTAAGAGAATTTCTAAAGAAAAATTTGATGAAAGGATGCCAGGGCGCAACCGGGCCAAAAGTTATATCTACTTTACACAGTTTTTCCGTTTTTCTACCCCGCGTGCTGAACTTCCCAACTCGACCTAGAGGATTACTGTGGGCATGATGAAAGTTTAGACTGTATTAGCCTCGTTTCTCGACTTCTAATGGGTCAGGGGAAACTATTTAAGGGCCAAGTCGATCTTCTAGTCAGCGATTCTGAGGTTTAATAGGCCAGTCCGAAAAGCCCAATTGTTCTAAACACGTTTATTTTGATTGGTTATGGAATGGTTACTTATTGCCCTATCGAGCCTGCTCACGGCCCTGACCCCCCTGGGCTTGGTAGTCGATCAAACCGTGGCGGACAATATTCGCAGTAGGGTGAGTGGGGTAGAGGACTTAGCCGTTCGAGTTGATAACACCCCCAGTTGGCAGTTAATCAAGGGCCAAGTCCAGCGAGTCCGTCTGGCCAGCCGGGGTCTAGAACCGATTCCCTCCCTGCGAATTGAGCGCTTCGACCTGGAAACGGATCCCATTGCCCTGAAGCTCGACCAACTCAATACCCGCAACCTACGGGATTTCCGGGCCAGCCTGGGCAAACCTCTCCAAGGGGCCATCCAAGTCGTAATGACCGAAAAGGATATTAACCAGGCCCTGGCCGACCCCAAATTTAAAACCCAACTCCAGGCCTGGCTGAAAAAAGTATTACCCGCCGAGGCCCCGCCCCTAGAATTAAAGACCGCCACGCTCCAGTTTGGCCAAAACAATACCCTCAGCGTCCAAGTCGAACTCCTCCAGGCCGGTGAAGCTGGTCAGCCGCCGGAATCCTTGGCCATTGCGGTTAATACAGGCTTCCAAGTTGAACAAGGCCATACCCTGAAACTGATCGAGCCCAGCGCCAGTCTCAATGGCCGTAAAATTTCCAACCGCATTGTCAGTAGTGTGGTCGGCAGTTTTAGTGAGCGTCTCAGCCTAAAGTCTCTAGAAAAACAGGGCGTTATTGC contains:
- a CDS encoding IS4 family transposase; its protein translation is MISNFPQVVQKHLGHLPKKDYPELDTFKFVSIWLSFVLDQSQTSMRSQFKRLNARGESVDISTFSKASKKRNPKVFKEILKKLKKEVEVSREPEKRELVLFPLDSTVISLTSKLLWRQGHHQVKLFSGINLDTGAPGGIVINFGQGHDSKYGNETIEATPENGVGIMDRGFCSLARIAKLQEEKERYFVLRTKNNISLNMLENGKYEIGSGKEKLEGRVVVFSDREERTEFRLATNLPEEGEGGISNEEIAEFYRLRWQIELLWKFLKMHLKLDRLITKNTNGIEIQIYSCLIGYLMLRLVRIPKEFGESLLDKLRYLQAFMCEKISYVHWLRELVVNC
- a CDS encoding DUF1778 domain-containing protein, with translation MTTPPHPPTPARLEARISQETKALVQKAADLEGRTLTDFVVASVQAAAYKVIERHQTLKLSFEDSEAFVDAILNPPKPNDALKLAALRYKQTMSV
- a CDS encoding GNAT family N-acetyltransferase encodes the protein MVFKIIPLDSRSHIRSSFCCGKESLDTYIRKQASQDLKKRVSTVFVLIDDPEVNVLAYYTLSSYTVNIAALEENFAKQLPRYPVLPATLLGRLAVDNAQKGKRFGELLLIDALKKSLDAAMQVASLAVIAEALDERALSFYIKYGFKQFNQEPMKLYLPMKSIEELMVGSAKEAMD
- the glgB gene encoding 1,4-alpha-glucan branching enzyme; this encodes MTSTITPDQVNQIVYNLHHDPFEILGGHPIAINGTIKQWIIRAYLPTAQSATVLLPTERQEYPMQSVHHPHFFECTLDGATLPNYQFRLQEGEHQRVIHDPYAFRSPKLTDFDLHVFGEGNHHRIYEKLGAHLMEVDGIQGVYFAVWAPNARNVSILGDFNNWDGRLHQMRKNNNMVWELFIPDLGVGTCYKYEVKNWEGHIYEKSDPYGFYQEVRPKTASIVVDLDQYEWHDQDWLEQRRNSDPLSKPISVYELHLGSWLHTSAAEKPQQLHGEGESVAVSEWNTGARFLTYYELADKLIPYVKELGYTHIELLPIAEHPFDGSWGYQVTGYYAPTSRFGTPEDFMYFVDQCHRHGLGVIIDWVPGHFPKDGHGLAFFDGTHLYEHADPRKGEHKEWGTLIFNYGRNEVRNFLVANALFWFDKYHIDGMRVDAVASMLYLDYCRKEGEWVANQYGGRENLEAADFLRQVNSVLFSYFPGVLSIAEESTSWPMVSWPTYVGGLGFNLKWNMGWMHDMLDYFSMDPWFRQFHQNNITFSMWYHHSENYMLALSHDEVVHGKSNMLGKMPGDEWQKFANVRALFTYMFAHPGKKTMFMSMEFGQWSEWNVWSDLEWPLLQYEPHQNLKRFFTDLNHLYRQEPALYSRDFQEEGFQWIDCSDNRHSVVSFIRRGSDSRELIVAICNFTPQPHSHYRVGVPEAGFYTELFNSDARQYGGSNLGNLGGKWTEEWSFHGMPYSLDLCLPPLAVLLLKLDRSNTLASTEVQAD
- a CDS encoding DUF2993 domain-containing protein, producing MEWLLIALSSLLTALTPLGLVVDQTVADNIRSRVSGVEDLAVRVDNTPSWQLIKGQVQRVRLASRGLEPIPSLRIERFDLETDPIALKLDQLNTRNLRDFRASLGKPLQGAIQVVMTEKDINQALADPKFKTQLQAWLKKVLPAEAPPLELKTATLQFGQNNTLSVQVELLQAGEAGQPPESLAIAVNTGFQVEQGHTLKLIEPSASLNGRKISNRIVSSVVGSFSERLSLKSLEKQGVIARLLTLQTEPGQLSLAAFLRLNPLGSDLQPDAKN